A genomic segment from Lutzomyia longipalpis isolate SR_M1_2022 chromosome 3, ASM2433408v1 encodes:
- the LOC129794255 gene encoding protein dopey-1 homolog isoform X1, producing the protein MKKTLRKIKQNLMERQKLEHVEEKKAWKMDSSPGALMEEYELMNQHKYRIYMSNIDKALKNFEYSSEWADLISALGKLNKVISSYPQYQIIPRRIKISKRLAQCMHPALPSGVHLKALETYDVIFSNTGTERLATELFIYSAGLFPLLGYAAMNVRPTLLGIYEKYFVPLGERLRPALSGFLSGVLPGYESGLDHFDRTNSLLNLVSAAVNPFCFYTCLWECVATNASIRLPAVSYILDHYHKKIPMEEQKYFLGKNHDVLMAGLCACLNDNVILVQRNTLEFLLLGFPMHTKLVSSVDLVRLVTNALNTILRRDMSLNRRLYSWLLGTEVGSGRSPVEELPPMSDSKESYFQRYSQGILIKALNQTLKNSLNCDPVDLRPYRILISLLDKVEIGPVVLDEVLCDVIRTMCLSGGNTEVGKSANLLFATFDPAYIWIYMSGLYERACKARSGKSKLTLNLKEKTNFGQDVQPEVDSGPPCLAEVCYLTEFLLETISLETYNETTRVHLPKVFLAITQMLTIYSENLTHDEVRASLKLCMKIVSRVQPMITSPARHNSTTKRGVENAEEALDREQEGTSGLEKSKSDSKLNQSLLEEALMTRSNSNHSMSKKSPKKTKKSKSYSKLQELDKDICSDTGQLIIPSALSTPNLEFQNNSGKKAKKKSPIAKLRSKSKTPDLSPQIAEDSNVETTPEPTSIVSESGASCADEEAKSEPRETSMKEYSILEQCIRQYEIFYQIYVSKQVLQISGKEGKPVTPCRITVSPEIPGRSLLISEDIVEGDSLDRIKDIDRMFNTLKVNVHCRITRLQNLLYRTLLRSDVEDVVEVRQSGEKSVSFNIEEPTKMNDLDMEAAEKSVCNLMNIKLSESLRNSVKLASSLLVDLSTFPNYNQSLTIDKRDMSIPSWLKVLCLVASYFRADKDLQVAAITTLFEMISLLKSQIEHATSPGVTFVIMLPVMKIGHVTFLENQTRVFHVLTSILWDYLADTSVDRGQISSLLYQLHNCLDSGLVETVIGHRMLNTHREWLTEDAKGLTGQLYLDVNENSRIKTNRLLEYKTTRLSDVKVMCPPPMQNLAECGEMLTEGPSVTFRKFELLWHLGRDRGFRGFDKTVLKMFDHLTLPPHMAMKTFVTKWLREALLRGDLSRLMQPLLLIVLASNTKRIGVVNAHLLKKGSSDSQSDIWYNPERQTDESEIIERDVYAISSEDGNIRYHLEGAKQKRSPIRSLQKKFFGVTIGNSAGKNGRPSNYISEKNNSEHNSNISLIVNPLDTSSDVDNADSDITSLSSSAPTKLVTEDVNEAPEESPPKEESCFSSCDEEDGESSTESESETRETSVEKDDVAVAENTVCVKRFVGHCNQVAEVLTEHDRTKNRKTYHLTKSGSHVMEKLEQSFTDIAEGIGYLEESAAAEEYFSSSADSNEDETIENILKEIISQAAENVEQEDLKRHSGASKNSIESTWSEGKEKNDSTDSFSGYDSEISENQEKRLSHDELKQPVEAKATQESGSEDQQNSKKIQSKFNWEMAQETFRRSKQNVEILRQNSACGKKKKNELRKAFFDKLHPLHTHMLLYYGVFDTKQVLYSLQTIRNIVGSDFRTFLCLAMTTTLSDTQIKSLLIRHRKSIFGKGFAGMIANTEYCHVYRGCMYLEALVTICLYYLRSYFQKSVCEGNKLPSSEDIRGNCRIQLASIELLTVLCTELMGVVKEMGKGLASFIADMIGRCKLQKIVLHCILTSVHSFTFKEPVTFTDDILRFNDPDDEKLHLESFQIESLRLLLAVIKLEYEVTIQRGESDGKGAQGSENSGGGSQSPTRPAPNTPTNVKYLPNCPVSQQPMFLSAILNALQADHLRHLHKNWTDVVTSSLGCYAFGSLTNIVISVVHQICTNLDKIARIGRLTLPPDYILEQLEAMTVLSHYCLLDNTQQMTLSHVFNQAYPPANSTTQASNPGQIFNNLVHVFLSTPVASDLSQAKTSQHMAARNAVLSHLPRIVATVAALWDNEIGQARLVNKQLLEFLSPISLHHGVNFLAAVAVAWQQRGEQFRRQSQEESDSRKNSLTPPAKALPQACTEQLSLVRLVSGIRIMPMDSFVQTLHQVVKSPPPIHHPPAGLSLDVSALELFYFYMRNASNSQLTDCWSSLLALMRDGLALTPPAQFVLLAILSEFVQRCPQFPFPDKKDQRDLHDITSRLVEALSTVAGACLEQTTWLRRNLAVKEDLGTLPIDGNRNIKESTTSLIGNQLYSVQAQAVLAVVLANLLDVAYGSQEKDKIVTIVTTLMYNITPYLKNHTIRNIPSFYACSSLLASLSTYQYTRKAWRKDVLDLLLDNSFFQMDLSCLPFWKSILDSLMTYDNTTFRELMNRVSLTQTGGLNIFTSKEQEYEQRAALLKRLAFVIFCSELDQYHKYMPEIQEQLANSLRLEKVVPSVQAAVFLCFRVLLLRMSPDHVTSLWPIIIAEMVQVLLSIEQELKTDTEEFRKQSSQHIRVLSGLDSTWVTNTSNGLHSNGHPQWRMVQLETAKLLELGCVLPATNLPHFQMYRWAFVAGLNDYALDTLNGDVNVKPGVPTPSSVFIPHVTRIARLMDYRYTSHSPRPACSRKNHLVLTYQSIANLQDLYGFFSTLSVTWPPYQFNSDVDKEVATCLQEIESILAADFLEKMPQSIAR; encoded by the exons ATTGACAAGGCGTTGAAGAATTTCGAATATTCAAGCGAATGGGCTGACTTGATATCAGCCCTGGGCAAGTTAAATAAG GTGATTTCGAGTTATCCGCAGTATCAGATAATTCCGCGAAggataaaaatttccaaacgCCTGGCACAGTGTATGCATCCAGCTCTGCCATCGGGGGTCCATTTGAAGGCTCTTGAGACGTATGATGTGATCTTTAGTAATACAGGAACAGAGAGGCTGGCAACGGAGCTGTTTATCTACAGTGCTGGCCTATTTCCGCTCCTTGGCTATGCTGCTATGAATGTCAGGCCCACACTGTTGGGGATCTATGAGAAGTACTTTGTTCCACTTGGAGAGCGTCTAAGGCCAGCATTGAGTGGGTTTCTCAGTGGAGTTCTGCCGGGCTATGAATCGGGTTTGGATCATTTTGATCGTACAAATTCCCTCCTAAATCTCGTCTCGGCTGCTGTTAATCCATTCTGCTTCTACACCTGCCTCTGGGAATGCGTGGCCACAAATGCTTCAATAAGATTGCCAGCTGTTTCGTACATTCTGGATCATTATCACAAGAAAATCCCAATGGAGGAGCAAAAGTATTTCTTGGGGAAGAATCATGATGTCCTCATGGCGGGCCTTTGTGCATGTCTCAATGACAATGTGATCCTGGTACAGAGGAATACGCTGGAGTTCCTTCTTCTTGGTTTCCCGATGCATACAAAACTCGTGAGTTCGGTGGATTTAGTGAGACTCGTTACAAATGCCTTGAATACAATCCTAAGGCGAGATATGTCCCTAAATCGTCGTCTGTATTCGTGGCTTCTTGGAACGGAAGTTGGGAGTGGACGATCACCAGTTGAGGAACTCCCTCCAATGTCTGATTCAAAGGAATCCTACTTTCAACGATACTCCCAGGGAATCTTGATAAAGGCACTCAATCAGACACTAAAGAATAGCCTCAATTGTGATCCAGTTGATCTCAGACCATACAGGATTCTCATTTCCCTCCTGGATAAAGTTGAAATTGGCCCTGTTGTCCTTGATGAAGTTCTCTGTGACGTTATACGGACAATGTGCCTCTCAGGAGGAAATACGGAGGTGGGAAAGTCTGCCAACCTTCTCTTTGCCACATTTGATCCAGCCTACATTTGGATCTACATGTCAGGACTCTACGAACGTGCCTGCAAAGCACGCAGTGGAAAGTCCAAATTAACACTGAACCTCAAAGAGAAGACAAATTTTGGCCAAGATGTCCAACCGGAGGTTGATTCAGGTCCACCATGTCTTGCAGAAGTTTGCTACCTAACGGAGTTCCTCCTTGAAACAATATCGCTCGAAACGTACAATGAGACAACACGAGTTCACCTGCCGAAAGTTTTTCTCGCCATAACGCAAATGTTGACGATTTATTCGGAAAATTTAACACATGACGAAGTCAGGGCATCGCTGAAGCTGTGCATGAAGATTGTTTCACGTGTCCAACCGATGATAACTAGCCCGGCACGTCACAATTCCACCACAAAACGTGGCGTTGAGAATGCCGAAGAGGCCCTGGATAGGGAGCAGGAGGGTACAAGTGGGTTGGAAAAGAGCAAAAGTGATTCGAAATTGAATCAATCTCTGCTGGAAGAAGCCCTCATGACGCGTTCAAATTCCAATCATAGTATGTCGAAGAAGAGCCCcaaaaagacgaaaaaatcCAAATCATATTCAAAACTACAGGAACTCGATAAGGATATTTGTTCCGATACAGGACAACTCATAATTCCGTCCGCACTTTCAACGCCAAATTTGGAGTTTCAGAATAATTCAGGGAAGAAGGCGAAGAAGAAGTCCCCAATTGCGAAACTTCGTAGCAAGTCAAAGACACCCGATCTCTCACCCCAAATTGCCGAGGATTCAAATGTGGAAACAACTCCGGAGCCAACGTCAATTGTGAGCGAAAGTGGAGCTAGTTGTGCAGATGAGGAGGCAAAGAGTGAACCACGGGAGACAAGTATGAAGGAATACTCAATCCTCGAGCAATGTATCAGACAGTATGAGATTTTCTACCAGATCTACGTGTCAAAGCAAGTGTTGCAGATCTCAGGGAAGGAAGGGAAGCCCGTTACACCGTGTCGAATAACAGTGAGCCCAGAAATTCCAGGAAGAAGCCTTCTGATCAGTGAAGACATTGTCGAAGGGGACAGTCTTGACAGGATTAAGGATATCGATCGAATGTTCAATACACTCAAAGTCAATGTTCACTGTCGCATAACGCGGCTGCAGAATCTCCTCTACAGAACCCTCCTACGCTCAGATGTAGAAGATGTAGTAGAGGTTCGACAATCAGGCGAGAAGAGCGTCTCCTTCAACATAGAAGAACCG accaAAATGAATGACTTAGACATGGAAGCAGCTGAGAAGAGTGTTTGCAATTTAATGAACATCAAACTGAGTGAATCTCTGAGGAATTCTGTCAAACTTGCATCGAGCTTGCTCGTTGATCTCTCAACATTCCCCAATTACAATCAAAGCCTGACAATTGATAAGCGAGACATGAGTATCCCAAGCTGGTTGAAGGTTCTCTGCCTCGTTGCGAGTTACTTCAGGGCAGACAAGGACCTCCAAGTGGCCGCCATTACGACACTCTTTGAAATGATTTCGTTGTTAAAGTCCCAAATTGAGCATGCTACAAGTCCCGGTGTGACGTTCGTTATTATGTTGCCTGTAATGAAGATAGGTCATGTTACCTTCTTGGAGAATCAAACGCGCGTCTTTCACGTGCTAACGTCGATCTTGTGGGACTACTTGGCCGATACGAGTGTAGATCGTGGGCAGATTAGTTCGTTGCTGTATCAGTTGCACAATTGCCTGGACAGTGGTCTCGTGGAGACAGTTATTGGGCATCGGATGCTCAATACGCACAGAGAATGGTTGACTGAAGATGCAAAAGGTCTCACGGGACAGCTCTATCTGgatgtaaatgaaaattcacgcATTAAGACGAACAGATTGTTGGAGTACAAGACAACGAGGTTGTCTGATGTGAAGGTGATGTGTCCACCACCGATGCAGAATTTAGCTGAATGCGGTGAGATGCTAACTGAGGGTCCATCCGTAACATTCAGGAAGTTTGAGTTGCTTTGGCATCTAGGACGTGATCGTGGCTTTCGTGGATTTGATAAGACAGTCCTTAAGATGTTTGATCATCTCACACTACCTCCACATATGGCAATGAAGACTTTTGTTACAAAATGGCTGCGAGAAGCTCTACTCCGAGGAGATTTATCGCGTCTCATGCAACCTCTCTTGCTAATTGTCCTAGCTTCGAATACAAAAAGAATTGGAGTTGTTAATGCGCATCTCCTGAAGAAGGGAAGTTCAGATAGTCAATCGGATATTTGGTACAATCCCGAAAGGCAGACGGATGAAAGCGAGATCATTGAGAGGGATGTTTATGCAATAAGTTCAGAAGATGGGAATATTCGGTACCATCTCGAAGGGGCAAAGCAGAAGCGAAGTCCAATTCGATCgcttcaaaagaaattctttggaGTCACAATTGGTAACTCAGCTGGAAAGAATGGGAGACCGTCGAATTACATAAGTGAGAAGAATAATTCGGAGCATAACAgcaatatttcattgattgTCAATCCTCTGGATACGTCGTCTGATGTGGATAATGCTGATTCGGATATAACATCCCTGAGTAGTAGTGCTCCAACGAAGTTGGTAACAGAAGATGTAAATGAAGCACCAGAAGAAAGTCCACCAAAAGAGGAATCTTGCTTCTCATCGTGTGACGAAGAAGATGGCGAAAGTTCAACGGAATCAGAGTCCGAGACAAGAGAGACAAGCGTTGAAAAAGACGACGTAGCCGTTGCAGAGAATACCGTTTGTGTTAAACGCTTCGTTGGGCATTGCAATCAAGTTGCGGAAGTTTTAACAGAGCACGATAGGACGAAGAATCGAAAGACGTACCATTTAACAAAGAGTGGAAGTCACGTTATGGAGAAACTCGAACAATCGTTCACGGATATTGCTGAGGGGATTGGTTACCTTGAGGAATCCGCAGCTGCAGAGGAATACTTCAGTTCATCAGCGGATTCCAATGAGGATGAAACAATTGAGAATATCTTGAAGGAGATTATAAGTCAAGCTGCTGAAAATGTTGAGCAGGAAGACCTCAAACGACACAGTGGAGCATCAAAGAATTCAATTGAGAGTACATGGAGTGAGGGTAAGGAGAAGAACGACAGCACAGACTCCTTCAGTGGGTATGACAGTGAAATCAGCGAGAATCAAGAGAAGCGACTTTCCCACGATGAACTGAAACAACCTGTTGAGGCAAAAGCAACTCAAGAATCCGGCTCGGAGGACCAACAGAATAGTAAGAAAATTCAGAGCAAGTTTAACTGGGAAATGGCGCAAGAAACTTTCCGCAGGAGTAAGCAAAATGTCGAAATTCTGCGTCAGAATAGCGCTTgtggaaagaagaagaagaatgagCTGCGCAAAGCCTTCTTCGATAAGCTACATCCGCTTCATACGCATATGCTTCTTTACTATGGTGTCTTTGACACGAAACAAGTTCTCTACTCTCTGCAGACAATTCGAAATATTGTTGGGAGTGACTTTAGAACATTCCTCTGCCTCGCCATGACAACAACATTGTCTGATACGCAAATAAAGAGCCTCCTCATACGGCATAGAAAGAGTATCTTTGGTAAAGGCTTTGCAGGGATGATTGCAAATACGGAATACTGCCACGTCTACCGGGGTTGTATGTACCTCGAGGCTCTCGTTACAATCTGCCTCTACTACCTTCGTAGCTACTTCCAGAAGAGTGTCTGTGAAGGCAATAAACTCCCCTCATCGGAAGATATTCGCGGGAATTGTCGCATTCAACTGGCAAGCATTGAACTGCTCACGGTGCTCTGTACTGAATTGATGGGGGTGGTGAAGGAGATGGGCAAGGGCCTGGCGAGTTTCATTGCTGACATGATTGGGCGGTGCAAACTCCAGAAG ATTGTCCTGCACTGCATCCTGACGTCCGTGCACTCCTTCACATTCAAGGAGCCTGTAACGTTTACAGATGATATTCTTCGATTCAATGATCCGGACGATGAGAAACTCCACTTGGAGTCCTTCCAGATTGAATCTCTGCGCTTGTTGTTGGCTGTGATAAAGCTAGAGTACGAGGTGACCATCCAACGGGGTGAGAGTGATGGCAAAGGAGCGCAGGGATCAGAGAATTCAGGGGGTGGCTCACAATCGCCAACGCGTCCTGCCCCAAATACACCCACCAATGTGAAGTACTTGCCCAATTGCCCCGTGAGTCAGCAACCGATGTTCCTCTCGGCAATTCTCAATGCCCTCCAAGCGGATCATTTGAGGCATCTCCACAAGAATTGGACGGACGTTGTGACTTCCTCACTGGGATGCTATGCCTTTGGGAGTCTCACAAATATCGTGATTAGTGTTGTGCATCAAATTTGTACGAATCTCGACAAGATTGCACGCATTGGACGGCTGACGCTGCCACCGGATTACATTCTTGAGCAACTGGAAGCAATGACGGTGCTCTCCCACTATTGCCTTCTCG ATAATACGCAACAGATGACTTTGTCGCATGTCTTCAATCAAGCATATCCTCCGGCAAATTCCACGACACAGGCTTCAAATCCCGGacagatttttaataatttggtTCACGTCTTTCTATCTACGCCCGTGGCATCAGATCTCAGTCAGGCGAAGACATCGCAACACATGGCTGCCCGGAATGCCGTCCTGAGTCACTTGCCACGTATTGTGGCCACTGTGGCAGCACTGTGGGACAATGAGATTGGCCAGGCGCGGCTGGTTAATAAGCAATTGCTTGAATTTCTCAGTCCCATCTCCCTGCATCATGGTGTGAATTTCCTAGCTGCTGTAGCAGTGGCGTGGCAGCAACGGGGTGAACAATTCAGGCGGCAGAGTCAAGAGGAGAGCGATAGCCGAAAGAATTCTCTCACACCACCAGCGAAGGCTCTCCCTCAGGCTTGTACGGAGCAATTGAGTCTCGTGCGACTTGTTTCGGGTATTCGGATAATGCCAATGGATTCCTTTGTGCAAACCCTCCATCAGGTGGTGAAATCTCCACCGCCAATTCATCATCCTCCAGCAGGATTGAGCCTGGATGTGAGTGCGCTGGAATTGTTCTACTTCTACATGCGCAATGCCTCAAATAGTCAACTTACTGATTGCTGGAGCTCCCTCCTGGCACTTATGCGCGATGGTCTGGCCTTGACGCCACCGGCACAATTTGTCCTGCTAGCTATTCTCAGTGAATTCGTCCAGCGTTGCCCGCAATTCCCCTTTCCGGATAAAAAGGATCAACGTGATTTGCACGACATTACATCACGCCTCGTGGAGGCACTCTCAACGGTGGCGGGAGCTTGTCTCGAGCAGACCACATGGCTCCGAAGGAATTTGGCCGTAAAGGAGGATCTCGGTACGCTGCCAATTGATGGGAATCGCAATATTAAAGAGAGCACAACGTCCCTCATTGGGAATCAATTGTACAGCGTACAGGCACAAGCGGTACTTGCTGTAGTTCTCGCCAATCTCCTGGATGTGGCGTATGGGTCACaggaaaaggataaaattgTGACCATTGTAACGACGCTCATGTACAATATTACGCCGTACCTTAAAAATCACACAATCCGCAATATTCCCTCTTTCTATGCTTGCTCAAGTCTCCTAGCCAGCCTTTCCACGTACCAATACACACGGAAAGCCTGGCGGAAGGATGTGTTGGATCTCCTCCTGGATAATTCCTTCTTCCAAATGGATCTCTCATGCTTACCTTTCTGGAAATCCATCCTCGATAGTCTCATGACCTACGACAATACGACCTTTAGGGAATTGATGA aTCGCGTTTCCTTGACACAAACTGGAggtttgaatattttcacatcAAAGGAGCAGGAATACGAACAGAGGGCAGCTCTACTCAAACGTTTGGCCTTTGTTATCTTCTGCAGCGAATTGGATCAGTATCACAAATACATGCCTGAGATTCAGG AGCAACTTGCAAATAGTTTGAGATTGGAAAAGGTCGTTCCGTCCGTTCAGGCTGCTGTCTTTCTCTGCTTCCGCGTCCTCCTGCTACGAATGTCACCGGATCATGTGACATCCCTCTGGCCAATTATCATCGCTGAAATGGTTCAAGTTCTGTTGTCCATTGAGCAAGAATTGAAGACTGATACGGAGGAATTTAG GAAGCAGTCTAG cCAACACATTCGCGTCCTTTCGGGATTGGATTCAACATGGGTGACAAATACAAGCAATGGACTCCATTCAAATGGGCACCCACAGTGGCGAATGGTACAGCTGGAGACGGCAAAACTCCTTGAATTGGGATGCGTTCTACCCGCAACGAATCTGCCGCATTTtcaaat GTATCGGTGGGCCTTTGTGGCGGGTCTCAATGACTACGCATTGGATACACTGAATGGGGATGTAAATGTAAAGCCGGGAGTACCAACGCCGTCCTCAGTATTCATTCCGCATGTGACGAGAATTGCAAGACTCATGGATTATCGCTACACGAGCCATTCACCG AGACCAGCATGCTCGAGGAAGAACCATTTAGTGCTGACATATCAGAGTATTGCAAATCTGCAGGATCTCTATGGATTCTTCTCAACACTGAGCGTAACGTGGCCACCGTATCAATTTAACAGTGATGTGGACAAGGAGGTAGCGACGTGCCTGCAGGAGATTGAGAGTATCCTCGCGGCGGACTTCCTGGAGAAGATGCCGCAGTCGATTGCAAGGTGA